The Vigna unguiculata cultivar IT97K-499-35 chromosome 6, ASM411807v1, whole genome shotgun sequence genome contains a region encoding:
- the LOC114187394 gene encoding trihelix transcription factor GTL2-like: MFDGVSDQFHQFIAPRTTLPLHLSFPLHASSTSPTTFLPFDPYNPSQSQFQTNLFHPSLHPPSSPTHKHKLPSIHQTQLPDLTDSWTNDELLALFRIRSTMENWFPEHTWDHVSRKLAELGFKKSAEKCKEKFEDESGYFDNISNFGKSNYRFLSELEELCQNPDSGGGDGDDATVRSEKTLLHLGGDNMGHGHGQCDGTEDKVVVAEKSKERKRKRRDRFEMFKGFCESVVNKMMAQQEEIHNRLLEDMVKRDQEKLAREEAWKKQEMERMNKELDIMAQEQAIAGDRHAIIIEFLKKCAKTAATTSATSPSPSSLPNRSLLHSLNPNSPSNEDNNLDPTPPSPETLLNHDQTKLRPENPNSSETLLLQVPSSSNSSPNPHNPSSSLNSHNNNIIPLLESNSVSTYKTTSTTPQASTENSKDDVGRRWPRDEVLALINLRCTSVSNNNSEEKEGNKGPLWERISQGMSELGYKRSAKRCKEKWENINKYFRKTKDVNKKRSLNSRTCPYFHQLSCLYGQGKIVAAQSEREGNYMNPTANSGQVPPDFGVDDEDESSHVGSGGLDHYAC, translated from the exons ATGTTCGATGGAGTATCAGACCAGTTCCACCAATTCATAGCACCAAGGACCACTCTTCCTCTTCACTTGTCTTTCCCTCTTCATGCCTCTTCAACTTCCCCAACTACTTTTCTACCCTTTGATCCCTATAACCCTTCTCAATCTCAATTCCAAACCAATCTCTTCCACCCCTCATTGCACCCTCCTTCTTCCCCCACCCACAAACACAAGCTTCCTTCAATCCACCAAACACAATTACCAGACCTAACCGATTCCTGGACCAACGATGAACTGCTTGCACTTTTCCGAATCAGATCTACCATGGAGAATTGGTTCCCGGAGCACACATGGGACCATGTCTCAAG GAAGCTGGCAGAGCTTGGGTTTAAGAAGAGTGCCGAGAAGTGCAAGGAGAAGTTCGAAGATGAGAGTGGATATTTCGACAACATTAGCAACTTCGGCAAGAGCAATTACCGGTTCCTTAGCGAGCTGGAGGAGCTTTGTCAAAACCCTGATTCGGGTGGTGGTGACGGTGATGATGCAACTGTGAGGAGTGAAAAGACCCTCCTCCACCTTGGAGGAGACAACATGGGCCATGGACATGGACAATGTGATGGAACAGAAGACAAGGTTGTTGTGGCTGAAAAGTCAAAGGAGCGGAAGAGGAAGAGGCGTGACAGGTTCGAAATGTTCAAGGGTTTTTGCGAGAGTGTGGTGAACAAGATGATGGCTCAACAGGAAGAGATTCACAACAGGCTCCTCGAGGACATGGTGAAGAGGGACCAAGAGAAGTTAGCCAGAgaggaagcatggaagaagcaagAGATGGAGAGGATGAACAAGGAGCTTGACATCATGGCACAGGAACAAGCTATTGCCGGAGACAGACATGCCATTATAATCGAATTCTTAAAGAAATGTGCAAAAACAGCAGCAACAACATCAGCAACTTCACCATCTCCTTCCAGTCTTCCAAATCGTTCACTATTGCACTCACTAAACCCTAATAGTCCTTCCAATGAAGACAACAATCTTGATCCAACACCACCTTCTCCTGAAACGCTTCTGAACCATGATCAAACTAAGTTAAGACCAGAAAACCCTAATTCGAGTGAGACATTATTATTACAAGTTCCTTCTTCCTCCAATTCTTCTCCAAATCCCCACAACCCTAGTTCTTCCCTCAACAGccataacaataatattatcccGTTATTAGAATCAAACTCAGTTTCCACATACAAAACAACCTCAACAACCCCACAAGCCAGCACTGAGAACTCCAAGGATGATGTTGGGAGAAGATGGCCGAGAGATGAAGTGCTGGCACTGATAAACCTGAGATGCACGAGTGTAAGCAACAACAAcagtgaagaaaaagaaggaaacaaGGGTCCTCTGTGGGAGAGAATCTCGCAAGGGATGTCAGAGCTGGGATACAAAAGAAGCGCAAAGAGATGCAAAGAGAAGTGGGAGAACATAAACAAGTACTTCAGAAAAACTAAGGATGTTAACAAGAAAAGGTCCCTTAATTCTAGGACCTGTCCCTATTTCCATCAACTGAGTTGCTTGTATGGTCAGGGAAAAATTGTGGCAGCACAATCGGAAAGAGAAGGAAACTACATGAATCCAACCGCGAATTCCGGCCAAGTGCCACCGGATTTTGGTGTCGATGATGAAGATGAGTCTTCTCATGTGGGGTCTGGTGGTTTGGATCATTATGCATGTTAA
- the LOC114189092 gene encoding multisubstrate pseudouridine synthase 7, whose product MAMKTVEEDEVGISCFISDLPGFRGVLKQRYSDFIVNEVDRDGTVVQLTSLDAPEEEPESVQENGTNSSDTVVSYASRIESFKSLAGESDAILLEEFINKINAGGEDSFSPIVLSPDSDKSHRKAVHNFFKENFKFLVTDVVDGPDPSLKCIRVRLNSAEPNNKAKNSKKRKERGGKPFDSRGSENWPENAGKFLRFHIYKENKDTHEALGVIGSMLGIQPKSFGFAGTKDKRAVTTQRVTVYKQRASRLASLNKRLFGIKLGDFCYVKEGLCLGQLMGNRFTITLRGIVSDSEDIIKASADALGRLGFINYFGLQRFGSGSLPTHLIGGALLRGEWKLAVDMILDPREGERIAIAKARKYYKESNDVVGTLKQLPRYLVAERAVLQSLKTSPGNYLQALKSIPRTLRMLYIHSYQSYLWNHAASKRVQNYGTEQVVLGDLVNFKGNSTAKVTEFVGSEYTEDCSGGGYDSNNEDDISVDIHEDINTCVKVVDAEDLISGCYTIDDVILPMPGSRVKYPTNNIANVYEDLTKKDGISLTESVHNVEEFSITSITGCYRRVFQKPINFEWELLTYSDSNKQLVETDLDKINKSAPKNTVKPIDVGNGKTDEAFDCIRESESSDDFPKDKISGEVKLHHGESLGDSSSQDSHIALKLSFTLPASCYATMAIRELLKTSTSVAYHKTLNQ is encoded by the exons ATGGCGATGAAAACCGTCGAAGAAGACGAAGTGGGTATCTCCTGCTTCATTTCCGACCTTCCTGGCTTCCGCGGAGTTTTAAAGCAAAG GTATTCTGATTTTATTGTGAATGAAGTGGACAGAGATGGAACAGTTGTTCAATTGACCTCACTCGATGCCCCTGAAGAGGAGCCAGAG AGTGTTCAGGAAAATGGAACCAACTCATCTGACACTGTTGTAAGTTATGCCTCTCGAATTGAATCTTTTAAGTCTCTTGCTGGGGAGTCTGATGCAATTCTTTTGGAagaatttatcaataaaattaatgctgGTGGAGAAGATAGTTTTTCTCCCATTGTTCTTTCTCCGGATTCTGATAAGTCTCATCGAAAG GCAGTGCATAACTTCTTTAAGGAAAACTTTAAGTTCCTCGTTACTGATGTGGTTGACGGACCCGATCCTTCCTTGAAATGTATCCGCGTGAGATTGAATTCTGCTGAACCGAACAACAAAGCCAAAAACTCCAAGAAACGGAAAGAAAGGGGTGGTAAACCCTTTGACAGCCGAGGTTCAGAAAATTGGCCTGAAAATGCTGGAAAGTTCCTCAG GTTCCATATttacaaagaaaacaaagataCCCATGAAGCCTTGGGGGTTATTGGAAGTATGCTTGGTATCCAG CCAAAGTCATTTGGATTTGCTGGTACGAAGGATAAGCGTGCTGTCACAACACAAAGG GTTACTGTTTACAAGCAGCGAGCAAGTCGGCTTGCTTCACTTAACAAGCGCTTGTTTGGTATTAAATTGGGTGATTTCTG TTATGTTAAGGAAGGACTTTGTCTTGGCCAGCTCATGGGAAACCGATTTACAATTACCTTGCG AGGCATCGTTTCAGATTCTGAAGATATCATAAAAGCATCTGCAGATGCCTTGGGAAGGCTTGGCTTCATTAACTACTTTGGTCTACAG CGTTTTGGAAGTGGTTCTCTGCCAACTCACCTTATTGGAGGTGCATTACTTCGAGGGGAATGGAAACTTGCGGTTGACATGATTCTTGATCCAAGAGAAGGAG AGAGAATTGCAATCGCCAAGGCACGTAAGTACTATAAAGAAAGTAACGATGTTGTTGGGACACTTAAGCAGTTGCCTCGATATTTAGTTGCTGAAAGGGCTGTG CTGCAATCATTAAAGACGTCTCCAGGAAATTATTTGCAGGCTTTGAAAAGCATTCCAAGGACTCTGAGAATGTT GTATATACATAGTTACCAAAGCTATTTATGGAACCATGCTGCAAGTAAGAGGGTGCAAAACTATG GAACTGAACAAGTAGTATTAGGGGACTTGGTAAATTTTAAAGGAAATTCTACTGCAAAAGTTACAGAGTTTGTTGGATCTGAATATACTGAAGACTGTAGTGGTGGAGGGTATGATTCCAATAATGAGGATGATATATCTGTAGATATTCATGAAGACATAAATACTTGTGTCAAG GTTGTTGATGCTGAAGATCTTATTTCTGGATGCTACACAATTGATGATGTCATCCTTCCTATGCCAGG TTCACGGGTAAAATATCCAACCAATAATATTGCCAATGTTTATGaagatttaacaaaaaaa GATGGAATCAGTTTAACTGAAAGTGTGCACAATGTGGA GGAATTCTCAATAACTAGTATCACTGGCTGTTACCGGAGGGTTTTTCAAAAGCCAATTAACTTTGAATG GGAATTGCTTACATACTCCGACAGTAATAAGCAGCTGGTAGAGACAGATTTAGACAAAATTAATAAGTCTGCACCTAAGAATACTGTCAAACCAATTGATGTAGGAAATGGGAAAACTGATGAAGCCTTTGATTGCATCCGAGAGTCAGAGAGTTCTGATGACTTTCCAAAGGATAAGATCTCCGGTGAGGTAAAATTACATCATGGCGAATCTCTTGGTGATTCCAGCTCTCAAGATTCCCATATTGCTCTCAAATTGAGCTTTACTCTTCCTGCTTCATGTTATGCTACAATGGCCATAAGGGAGCTGCTGAAGACTTCAACATCT GTTGCATATCACAAGACATTAAACCAATAG